TTCAGTACATAAgctgcaaatatatatatatatatatatatatatatatatatatatactcatttACTAACAACCAGCCTTGTGCGGATACGGGTCTCCACCCAAGACTCTCTCAACCCAAATTGAGCCATCAATAGCCAAACAAAAGTAAGAAGCTCACCACCTTTACTTAGTTGTTGAACATGACCATTTCCTCTGCTACGACTTGCGGCATATGACAACAATTCCACCCACACTTTGCTCATTACCTTCCATTTCCGTTCGCCCAATAAATTAAGCTCTTTTGCCAACCTGGTTGCATCAAACAGTGCTGACTTAGATAGATTTCCCTTCACAAGAGCAGGTTTGAGATGCGTGTCTACGCCACAAATAATCTGATAACCCTTTTTCGGATCATTCACCAGATCCTTTAGTCCCGATCCTTGTCTAAAGAATCTTTGTACTTCGGCCAATGTATCCCTAAACCTTTGTTTCGCAATGCCTGACACTTCCGACATCAAATTTGGTTGCTGATATAAAAGATACATCATGTAATTTGAGAGCCACTGACTAAACTGTCTAAACATGAGTTCCTCATAACCAGTGTTGTCAGGAAGATTTGTGGTGCACAGCTCAGTAGCAATGTGCCACAATAGAAGGCTTTCATCATAAGCAACATCCTTGACGTAAGGCATTAATAGACTTAACTTACTGTCATCATCGTCAAAGAAGACACCATTCTCAAGAATCCAATCTCCTCTAGCTGAGCTTATTCTCTTGGCCTCTTCATCATCATGAGCAGATATGGATTTCTCTAACAGCTCGTCGAAGATAAATTCCCATAGCTTCTCAGGTAATGGCGGAGAGACCACGCTTCTCTTcagaaaaaaatcatttttcttctgTTCTATAAAATCCTTAATGTGCATAGATTTAAGCATGTTTGTCATCATAATTCTGTATATACTTTCTGAACTACTTTCTTTGTAACAATATGATAAGAAGTTGAATTGTGAGAGAGTTTCAGACCACCTTTTAAACATTATTGGTGTACTTGCCTCctgccatttaattttttgtgttgccTCTGTGGTTTTTTTCTCTGATTCGTTCGATTTTGGCttcaactttttaaatatttttgctgTACATGCAACCCGCCATTGATTTTTTTGTGGTGCCCCGTTGGATATCTTCCATCTTGGCCTCCTCTTATGAAGTAATACATGGTAGATTATGGATTGGATCTTGGCAAGAGGGAAATATTTTGCATACTTACTAGGAGAAGAAACAGTACTCCAGTCAGAAAACATCCATAGGAGGTGGGTAACCACATCCAGGCCTAAGACACCAAAGAACAAGATGTAGGTCAGTTTCAGATCGAAGCTCTTGAAACCATACTTATCTTTTTTATGGAAGAGTGCCAAGGCAGAGACAACAAACCCAAACTACATATACCGAACCATTTTTCCTAATTTGGAATTCGCCACCACCACCTTGGTATGGAGAAGATCATAAAATATGTTGAGCTCGGTCTCTAATATTCTCAATGCATCCTCTGCTGTTCTTTTAGAGAAGAATTCTCGACTCTCCTTATGCTCACGGGAGCTGAACATGAGATTGACAATCAATCCCTTGTATATATTTGCAAAGCGATGTGCATACTGCACCAGTTCACTGTCACTCAACTTGAATCTATCATATTTGATGACCCGGGATTCTCTGtcttcaaaaattacaaattgtacAGGAACACCGCTATCTTTATAGTGCTCGTATTCTCTCATTAGTTTCTCATAGTTGGGCCCTGGATTCGGATCTTTAAGTACGGATGTTCCAAAGCTGTCCGAACTTGCAAGATACAACGCAACGATCCTCTCAGCATACTTGATGGTTCCAGCAAGCAGCAAGAGAAGTGTTGGGATCCATAGTCTGTTTTGATGAACTGATTGAATAAACACAAAACCAGTGGTGCAGAGTTGGAGAATGAGCCAAATCAAGTGCCTATGCCACAACTCATTATCCTGCACAGCGAAAGACGTTATTCTGTCTTGCCCACCTACCATTAATAAAAGGAAAGGTACCCACAACACCAGAAGAAGACCAGTATCAGCTTCAGCCCCTTTGGCATCATCCCCTTTGTCTTGAGCAGAAGCATATTTCTCTTCAGTGTCAAAGATTAATCCAACAGCAAAACTAGCAGCCCAGTCAGCCAGAAGGTAAGCTGACCAGATTATGAAAGTTACACATTTCTTTGCCGTTTTCTTTCTCATGGATGCAGTAAAAAGCAGAAAAAACTGAAGAAAGAGGCTAAAGAGAACAAAGGTCCTGATATTCCATTTCTCCCACAATTTCTTGATGAGTCTATAGAAAACAGTTATTTTTTTCTCGTGGCGGTGGTGTTTCTCTTGTAAATAAATCTTTGTTATTTCCCTCCACAAATCtaacttattaaaaattaaattttttattataaatgatTGTGTCAcaaactaatttttacatttttttttttttaatttgtaaaatagtttgtaactttAGCAATTTCTATTAAGAAGAGTATGCTAGgactacaaaaaaaaatttataactcttttaagaaaaaattgaaatgactttaaaaaaatgtaaataaattgaaattatattaagGGAAAGTTTAGGGATGCCATAAAGGCATAGgtttaggaaaaaattttagaaactttttttgtgggaaaatttaaaaaaaaaaaaaagcaactaatttttttttttttggagttggcttttaatatttttttttgaaaattgtatcaaaattttctaaaattgtccATTAATAAATGTCTTAATGACATTTGTTAATAGGACccttatattaataattagtgAGTCACTTGTCACTTTATGATAATTTTACCTAAACTAAATTAATTATCttaacattaattaaaaaaaaaaatacaacacacaTATTGAGATAATTGACACAAagtccatcaaaaaaataaaaataaccgGCACAAACACGGTGGAGTCAGTAGCGTCCATATTGTatacaattttttcataatCCCTATGAGCATATAACTAGTCTTGTTTTAATGATATTTATCtaatttctttacttttttatttcttgaatttgtgtaatacttatgttaattttatttttcatccctATTTTGTTTAAGTTTTTCAGGCGATATTATTGGTATTGTCAAGAATgattaaaacatatataatttttcaagttTATATTGTGCAATGgtattttggaaataaaattttaatcctctactagcctctgagcacgcgcgtgagtGCGTACTCAgaggtttttctattttttgggtaaagattaataatttgcatttattataatttgagatttttactttttccaatcacaaaaaaaaaaaaaaaaggggcgagttttgtagattggaggagttttaaaactaacaaaagagtgatcctattttgtaagGAGTTAGagagtagaagtaggaatttaaattAACGTAAAAGTAGGAATTTATTAAAAGCAGGAAAACATTTCAATGTAGAagtagaaatttattatttttgtcaatttactattttaaccccatttttaagttttaggtaggggtatttttgacagtaaaaaaagtaataactaactttcttttgtcaatttactattttaaccccctTTTTAAgttgctaattaattaatttagaggtatttttgacaaaaaaaaaaaaaaaacaataactaacttttttttttttttagaacaataCATTCAATATGAAATGATTCTAGCTAATATATTGTTAGGTCCCACTATTGGATTaaatgtttttcatatatttaactATTATGCTTACTGTGGGGATCGATCGattgataggcccataggattcagaactGGTTCAGAATTGTTGGGCCAGTGACCCATCCAAGGCCGTATATCCGTCCGAGGATACCCTGGTCCTCGGCATAactcgtccgaggacgatcgttTCCGAGGACGATCAAGACGTGGGCTCCTTGCGATCAGAGCTCCGAATTcggtcatctcaaagggtagagtagccgactaaaagtgaaagagataaggcaaacaaatatctgaagttacagctacctccgcattaatgacctctcaaccaactctctggccgcattaatgtggaggtgatacctgaacagtgggaaggcagccttacagctgcccgtaggaagttccaggaggtgccagatgggacagaaagaaatcctccgaacccaacttACACGTGTGCGGCAAGGATGAAGCGCAAAGggaagtatataaactaaaagaagaacctgAAAGGGGGGAtcgaaaaaagagaagaaaaaagagagaaggacgaagaaacagagaaaaacaagagagaagaaagtaagaaaggAAAGTGGTAGTATTcacagaagaaaaatatttgtgagacCGACCTTGTACTTGAAACAGGTTTAAGGGAAATCTTGGAGGGAAGTACTatagttaacctagttctttacacccacgctctaaaaattttattgtctgggccttttacgtgtgaacccaatactgtttaggttcgttacgaaatcgtgtccttacaattggcgccgtctgtggggagagcttgtgttagcttgtatAACCTCTAATACAacgttttcgatggaaggagtggaaccgCCTCACCCCGCAGCAGGGCTGCATCAGGGTAATGTTAGCCCgcatcaggcggagtcaagAGGCTCCCAGCGCGGTGATCCTCGAAGAAATCTCGATCGGAGGGAAATCCATGAGGGGAGCATACATACTGCTCATACTATGAGAACCCGCACACacgggaagagtcacgtttcccacgcGAAGCATGAGGGGGATCTGCAACGTAAGATTGCGAACCTGAAGAGAGAATTACGCCATGTGCGGCGGGAGCGTTCACCACCTTGCTCCGAACCATCgtccggggagtcggatggaactagtTACAGGCGGAGGTCGAGGACACCGCGgagcgagactttctcctacgaagaggagcgtcatcataggcgtaggcgtaaaagtcccactagcaggggcttgggaaatGACGCGATGAACAAAGCATTGAACCAGATTTCCAAGTCGCCATTCACAAGAAGCGTAGATGAAGCTACTCATCCTCGGCGGTTTAATCagcctacgttctctctgtatgatggccactCGGACCCGGTGGAGCATGTAagttattacagccagaagatggctattcattctAGGGACGATgctttgatgtgcaagatttttccatcgaGTCTAGGCccaacggcgatgaggtggttcaatggcttaagggccaattccGTTGGATCCTTCAAGgcactgacccaggcttttggcgctcgctttattacatgcagccgAACTCCCTTGCCTCTGGGTTCCTTGTTGactttgtctatgcgagagggtgagactctcaagagctactcagatagatactgggaaatgtttaacgagATAGGGGGGAAGAACGACgctgtggctataaccactttcaaagccggCCTCCCAGCTGAacacgacttgaggaaatcttTGACGGGCAAACCcgtcaccagtgtgcgccagcttatggacagaatagagaagtacaaaagaatAGAGGAGGATCAACTTCAGGGGAAGGGAAAGGCCAAGGCGGTACCTCAGGAGagaagggatttcaggtcggatcgctATAATAATAGCCGACCAAGGAGGGATTTCGCTGTGCAGCCGACCTCGGCGGACGCCCAGGTTGTTAATGCGGTGTTTCGGGAGCCTGTCCAGCAGGTGTTGGAAAAGATAAAGgatgagccattcttcaaatggccaaacaggatggcgggagagcctacGAAAtgcaacccgagtttgtattgccattaccatcaagaCCATGGACACACGACAGATAACtgtaggaatttatgggaccatttggagcaattggtccgagaagggaaattGAAGCAACTCTTACACCATTCCAGCGGAAGGGGAAGCCAGGCAGGTTCTGAGGTGCGgggggatgcttcatcaaggctcccccggggaacgatcaatgtcatctttgcggccccgggaAGGACGGGTTCCTGCCCCACAAGGgtgttgtcggtgtcccgattTCCCGCCGAGGATCGCTCTCAAGCATCGAAGAGGGCCAAGAGGCGTGtccctttgattttgggtttttcagacgaGGATCTGATTGGAACTATAcagccccatgaggatgccttggtggtcacgctgaggattAGTGGTtacgatgtccgaagagtgatggttgatcaggggaGCGCAGCGGATGTAATGTATCCGGAtctgtacaaggggctaggtttgacaCAGGAGGATTTGACAACCTATACTTCCCCTCtagtcagttttgagggaagatTGGTCACTCCTATGGGACTAATCAGGTTGCCCgtgcagtcaggcacggaggtggtggaggtggattttattgttgtGGATGTTTATTCTCCGTATACGGCCATCCTGGGGAGACCGTGGCTTCATACACTTAAAGCGGTTTCATCTACcctacatcagaaggtgaagtacccatccgaAGACCAAGTACTGGAGATAGTGGGGGACCAAACGGTCGCTCGACGATGCCAAGTAGCGGCCATTCGgcatcggccagaggcagaaacctcggctacagcTGATAATGATTCATAGCAATTAAAACCCCCAGCGTCAGGTATAGACGTACTaaccaatggggtagagtgtgaagatctggaaaaaGTGATTGTCActgatgatccagaaaaattTTTCCGGGTAGGGGCTAAGCTGCCCCtgcaagagaaagcgagtttgctggagttcctccgaACCAATGTGGACgtttttgcatgggacccgtatgaagccccaggagtagacccaagtttcatttgtcaccgGCTCAATGTGAACCCTGCCGTTCCCCCTAGGAGACAAAtccctcggcgaccatcgaaggaGCATGCCGAAGCGGTCAGAAATGAAGTCATTAAGCtgaaacaggctggggctatcaaggaagtctTTTATCCccaatggttggccaatacggtggtggtgaagaagaaaacggggaaatggcgagtgtgcgtggatttcacggatcttaataaggcatgccccaaGGACCCGTTTCCTATGCCgaagattgaccagctagtgGATGCAACTgtgggccaccctaggatgagtttcttggatgcctttcagggGTATCATCAGATTCCGTTAGCCaccgatgatcaagaaaagaccgctttcgtgaccccggttgggaactaccattacaaggtgatgcccttcggtctCAAGAATGCTGGGTCAACCTATCAACGcatgatgactaaaatgtttgaCCCACAGCTGGGCAGAAGCATTGAAGTTTACATTGACGACATGGTGGAGAAAAGCAAGGTAGTGACTGAACACGTGAAGGACCTCACTAATATCTTCGGGATATTGAGAGAGCATAGGTTGCGCCTAAACGCCTCGAAGTGTTCCTTTGGTATAGGCtccgggaaattcttggggtacatggtgacccataggggaattgaggtgaaccaagatcagattagggccattaacgatttgcaagcgCCTCGAAATCCAAAGGAGGTGCAGAGGTTGACGGGGATGACCGCCGCTTTGAACCGGTTTATCTCCAGGTCGGctgagaggtgtcgtccttttttccgttTGTTACATAAATGGaagggattcgaatggaccgaggagtgcgcCGAGGCGTTCCAGCGGTTGAAGGACTATTTATCTAAACCACCTAttatgtctagccctgaagtggatgaggtgttgtatgcctatctggcggtagctTCTCACGCCGTCAGTTTTGTCTTGATGCGAGAGGACAGGGGCGTTCAGAGGCCTgtttattatgtgagtaaatccctccatgaagccgaggtgagatacctgtcgttagagaaggccatactggcagtcgtccatgcaacacgtaagcttccgcactattttcaagctcacactgtggTCGTCTTGACCCAGttgcctctcaaatccatacttaggAGTGCTGACTATACTggcagaattgccaagtggggaacgattctgggGGCTTTCGACATCAAATATatgccccgcacctctgtgAAAGGTCAAGTTCTTGCGGATCTGGTAGCTGAgttcgctgagtgccctgaggaagttaGCAGAAATCAggatcacatggatgaaaaatcggttggcgtaATATCCGCACCAGGagggccggtatggaaggtatacgtggatggggccgcgAACCAGCGAGGAGCTGGACTGGGATTGGTACTGATAtctcccgaagaggtcatcatcgagaagtctctaagactagggttctcagctactaacaatgaatcggAGTACGAAGCTCTGATAATGGGGATGAGCATGGTCcgtaaaatgggtggaaaggcggtaaaactgttctcggactcgaaACTGGTCGTCGGCCAGGTGgctggagagttggaggccagagacccaaggatgcaagggtatctgaaccgggttaggcatatgcgaacagagtttgagtcttttgacgtactacatattccacgaggtgaaaatacccacgcaGACTCCTTAGCGACCCTCGCCACTTCTTCGGTACAAAATCTCCCTCGGGTAATTGTCGTCGAAGACTTGTGTACTCCCacctcaccagaaaaggaggttCGCCAAATCTATCAAGTTGGTCCATCGCCAaactggatggaccctataTTACAATTTCTCGAAAATGACACATTGCCCGAGGATAAGGTGGAAGCCGAGAAAGTACGAAGAAGAGCACCTCGGTAttggttatccgaggataagAAGCTGTATAGACGGTCTTTCTCTGGACCATATTTGCTCTGTATGCCTCCTGAGACGGCGGAATCAATCCTGGAAGAGTTacatgagggcatttgtgggAGCCATACTGGAGGGAGATCTCTATCGTACCGAGCACTAACGCAGGGTtactggtggccaaatatgcataGAGAAGCACAGGAGTATGTTAAGAAATGTGACCAGTGTCAGAGATACGCCCCGAATATTCACCAGCcaggaggagttcttaaccctctctctagcccttggccttttgcgcaatggggactggacattgtcggccctttcccaaaagctataggaaacaagagGTACTTGCtcgtcggcacagactacttcactaaatgggttgaagctgaacccttggcgaacatccgggacgtggacgtgaagaagtttgtctggaagagtattgttacgcgatttggtattccacgagctcttgtttcggacaatgggctccagttcgatagcaatgccttcaggaaatactgttcagagctgggaataagaaacaggtattccactccagcttatccgcaaggcaatgggcaggctgaagctgttaacaaggtcattGTCCATGAGCTCAAGAAGAGACTAGATGACGCAAAGGGAAAGTGGGTGGAAGAGCTACcgcatgtgctttggacgtatcggacaacaccccgacgttcgacgggagaaactcctttctctatgacctatggggccgaggccgttattcccctagaaactggattcccaacgttgAAGACCAATGCATTTTCTTCTAGCGATAATGATACAATGTTGGGACACAATCTGGatctgattgaagaacgaagggagagtGCAATGGTTCGGCTAGCTCACTACCAGCACAAGCTCAAGCGGAGCTACGATAGCAATGTaaggatgaggccgttagccataggagatctagtgctgagaaaagtcctgggggccactaagaatccaaattggggaaaactgggacccaactgggagggaccgtaccggattacttctgtagcaggaataggggcttaTTATCTGgaagatctagatgaaaaacctgtactccatccttggaatgtaaataatctcagaaggtattattactAATAAAGCAATCTCAATTCAgatatctcttttttttagatttacgtCGAATATGCATTCTATAAATTTCGCATCTtgtcatatcatactgaattgttgaacagaaactgagttatgccaggtccacggaccgcaaacttagtggaaattaacatcctatcatactgaattgttgaacagaaactgagttatgccaggtccacggaccgcaaacttagtggaaattaacatcctatcatactgaattgttgaacagaaactgagttatgccaggtccatggaccgcaaacttagtggaaattaacatcctatcatactgaattgttgaacagaaactgagttatgctaGGTCCTTAgatcgcaaacttggtggaaattaacatcctatcatattgaattgttgaacagaaactgagttatgccaggtccacggatcgcaaacttagtggaaattaacatcctatcatattgaattgttaaacagaaactgagttatgccaggtccacggatcgcaaacttagtggaaattaacatcctatcactcatactgaattgttaaacagaagcTAAGCTATGCCAGGTCCTTAGATCGcaagcttagtggaaattaacatcctaccATTCATGataaattgttaaacagaaattagGTCATGCCAAGTCCTTGGACCGTAAACTCGGTAAAAATTGGTCCGCTAAGTAGTGCATCGAGGTATTGAACGGTAAACGGAGTAGTGATGAGCTTTCTAAATCATAAGCTTGGTGGAAAAAATGCCTTATGGACCTTTATAAAGAAGTCGGAAGGAGAAAGCTTCGAATGTAAGGATGGCGTATAGTGAAAAAAGGTGATTGAGGTAGACCCTTTGGAAATTACGGCAACAAAGTAAGTGTGGGTGAAGATAATTTAGAGTCATCAGAATGAAAAGGAACTAAATAAGAAAGTACTCCATTACATTTctagttcaaattacaaaataatttctatatttttctgcTAATGGGTAATACCCCCAGTTGATTGGACggtggagtccaattcttgttgaaaatcGTGTGAGGTTGTCTCTGATTTGGAAGCAGTGATGGGAGAATTGCGAGGCGGAACCTCCTCGATAGAGGGGTTAATAGCTGGGAAAGGGGTATCAACCTGGTATGTTTGAGGAGCCGAAGAGCGTATCGCTTCGGGATAATAcacgttctctggcttacgtagttcagatgaggcttcaaccccagcacggttaagagcctcaTTCCAGGTTCTCGCGCAGAAGATGCGGCACACTTCTGGAACTTCGGCTCTTAGGGCTTTCTCAGCTTCAGCTATTCCAAGTTCGTAGCCCTTCTGCTCGGCTTGCTCTTTGAGTTTTTCAGCTTACACCCTTAGTTTCTGGGTCtcttctagatgcttcttaagaacaaggacttgctcctgagtctttTTCAGCTCGGCGTTCGCTTCATGCAGAAGCTTGGtttgttcctcggcctgcttctgaTAACCTTCTGAGGCCAGCtcagcactcttgcgagcttcttcttcgacctgtagttttttccttgcgaCGGTTAAATCCTGTTCGAACCTGGACAAGGTTTGTACAGCCGATGCCCTTCTCTTCCTTTCACCGTCAAGTTGGGTGGAGCAAGcgttgagcatctcatcaagcttgaaagtattttggatgatctacAAGAAACGAGGTGGGAATTAGCGTTCTAGTTAATGGGAAACGCGCATTAGTAAGACACAGTCGCACAATGAaacagtgtaaaaaaaaaaaaataataataaatggtttctcaccatgcccaagtatcgtttattg
This genomic stretch from Quercus lobata isolate SW786 chromosome 3, ValleyOak3.0 Primary Assembly, whole genome shotgun sequence harbors:
- the LOC115980168 gene encoding uncharacterized protein LOC115980168 encodes the protein MRKKTAKKCVTFIIWSAYLLADWAASFAVGLIFDTEEKYASAQDKGDDAKGAEADTGLLLVLWVPFLLLMVGGQDRITSFAVQDNELWHRHLIWLILQLCTTGFVFIQSVHQNRLWIPTLLLLLAGTIKYAERIVALYLASSDSFGTSVLKDPNPGPNYEKLMREYEHYKDSGVPVQFVIFEDRESRVIKYDRFKLSDSELVQYAHRFANIYKGLIVNLMFSSREHKESREFFSKRTAEDALRILETELNIFYDLLHTKVVVANSKLGKMVRYM
- the LOC115980169 gene encoding uncharacterized protein LOC115980169, which codes for MVDQGSAADVMYPDLYKGLGLTQEDLTTYTSPLVSFEGRLVTPMGLIRLPVQSGTEVVEVDFIVVDVYSPYTAILGRPWLHTLKAVSSTLHQKVKYPSEDQVLEIVGDQTVARRCQVAAIRHRPEAETSATADNDS